A section of the Clostridium omnivorum genome encodes:
- a CDS encoding NADH peroxidase: protein MKKFVCSVCGYVYEGEEAPEFCPQCKAPKEKFIEKVEGEMQWADEHRIGVAAGVDPRIIEGLRQNFTGECTEVGMYLAMSRQADREGYPEVAEAYKRIAFEEAEHASKFAELLGEVVWPDTKKNLQARVDAEHGACQGKKELATLAKQLNLDAIHDTVHEMCKDEARHGMAFKGLLSRYFGK from the coding sequence ATGAAAAAATTTGTTTGTTCAGTATGTGGATATGTTTATGAGGGAGAAGAGGCACCAGAATTTTGCCCACAATGTAAAGCTCCAAAGGAAAAATTTATAGAAAAGGTTGAGGGAGAAATGCAATGGGCTGATGAGCACAGAATTGGTGTAGCAGCTGGTGTTGATCCAAGAATTATTGAAGGATTAAGACAAAACTTTACTGGTGAATGTACTGAGGTTGGTATGTACTTAGCAATGAGTAGACAAGCGGATAGAGAAGGTTATCCAGAAGTTGCAGAAGCTTATAAGAGAATTGCTTTTGAAGAAGCTGAACATGCTTCAAAATTTGCTGAACTTCTTGGTGAAGTTGTTTGGCCAGATACTAAGAAAAATTTACAAGCTAGAGTGGATGCTGAACATGGAGCTTGTCAAGGAAAGAAAGAGCTTGCTACATTAGCTAAGCAGCTAAACCTTGATGCTATACATGATACTGTTCATGAAATGTGTAAAGATGAAGCTAGACACGGAATGGCTTTCAAAGGATTATTATCCAGATATTTTGGTAAATAA
- a CDS encoding MFS transporter, whose product MNSNNSAKLFLKNNFHALTHKNFRYYWMGQCVSLIGTWMQNIGQSWLVLSLTGSPFLLGLVGTIQFLPITVFSLFAGVIIDKFPKKKILLFTQIVSMLLAFALSALVFTKTIKYQYIIILAFILGCNNTIDTPTRQSFTIEVAGKEDLMNAIALNSATFNLARIIGPAVGALLMAYLGAGWCFLFNGLSFIAVIYGLLQIKAVPYVRMKQKETGVLKEIIDGLKYIKGNKNLMQSILLTTIMGIFAFNYSVLIPVFTKNVLMMQEKTYGFLMSSLGVGSLIGALGVSLKSKRGPKMTAMIRSIVIVSILLICTGLTRYYYITALSLAVTGVFNIMFSTTANSTLQINSKDEYRGRVMSVYSLVFAGSTPIGNMFSGYTADKFGVSAAFILSGGIALTLLVIVVIIFRNKITDDEKLILNDI is encoded by the coding sequence ATGAATTCAAATAATTCTGCTAAGCTTTTTCTGAAAAACAACTTTCATGCATTAACACATAAAAATTTTAGATATTATTGGATGGGGCAGTGTGTTTCGCTTATAGGAACTTGGATGCAAAATATTGGCCAATCTTGGCTTGTATTATCTCTAACTGGTTCGCCTTTCTTGCTTGGTCTAGTAGGAACAATTCAATTTCTTCCCATAACAGTATTTTCATTATTTGCAGGTGTAATTATAGATAAGTTTCCAAAGAAAAAGATACTACTATTCACTCAAATAGTTTCAATGCTTCTTGCATTTGCACTATCTGCATTAGTATTTACAAAAACAATTAAGTATCAGTATATAATTATCCTGGCATTCATTTTAGGCTGCAACAACACTATCGATACTCCTACTAGGCAATCTTTTACCATAGAAGTTGCTGGCAAGGAAGACCTTATGAATGCAATTGCTTTAAATTCAGCTACCTTCAACCTTGCAAGAATAATTGGCCCTGCAGTAGGAGCGCTATTAATGGCGTATTTGGGTGCGGGCTGGTGTTTTTTATTCAATGGATTAAGTTTTATAGCGGTTATATATGGTCTGCTTCAAATTAAGGCTGTTCCGTATGTGAGAATGAAACAGAAAGAAACAGGTGTCTTAAAAGAAATAATAGATGGACTAAAATACATAAAAGGAAACAAAAATTTAATGCAGTCAATTCTGCTTACTACTATTATGGGGATATTTGCATTTAACTACAGTGTATTAATTCCGGTTTTTACGAAGAATGTTTTGATGATGCAGGAAAAAACCTATGGCTTTTTAATGTCATCCCTTGGCGTGGGTTCTCTTATAGGAGCACTTGGTGTATCATTAAAAAGTAAAAGAGGACCAAAGATGACGGCTATGATTAGGAGTATAGTAATTGTTTCTATTTTGCTAATATGTACGGGGCTTACAAGATACTATTATATTACTGCGCTATCTTTAGCAGTTACAGGAGTGTTTAATATAATGTTTTCAACTACTGCCAATTCTACACTTCAAATTAATTCAAAGGATGAGTATAGAGGAAGAGTGATGAGTGTATATTCTTTAGTTTTTGCTGGCAGTACTCCAATTGGAAATATGTTTTCGGGGTATACTGCAGATAAATTTGGAGTAAGTGCAGCATTTATACTAAGTGGTGGAATAGCGTTAACTTTGCTTGTAATTGTTGTTATAATTTTTAGAAATAAGATAACAGATGATGAAAAACTAATTTTAAATGATATATAA
- a CDS encoding DUF975 family protein, which translates to MINGSYRESHELKKAALEKLKGKWLQAVLICFIAWLLTNAFTSGNMWGQTVHYTRLNGEFVRVNNDVSPFRTVGGIINFILAGAISYGVAGFFLKLVRNENPMIENLFNGFNYFINTFLVNLVVTIFTFLWMLLLIIPGIIAIFRYSMVYFIMNDNPGIGVMEAIDLSKDMMKGHKGRLFMLWLSFIGWFILGLIPFGIGLLWVVPYYNSAKANFYEDLKANYVNSQNQVV; encoded by the coding sequence ATGATAAATGGAAGTTACAGAGAGAGCCATGAACTTAAGAAAGCTGCGTTAGAAAAGCTTAAGGGTAAGTGGCTGCAAGCAGTGCTTATATGCTTTATTGCATGGCTTCTAACAAATGCATTTACTTCAGGCAACATGTGGGGGCAAACGGTTCACTACACTCGATTGAATGGTGAATTCGTTAGAGTTAATAATGATGTGAGCCCATTTAGAACTGTTGGCGGTATTATTAATTTTATTTTAGCTGGTGCAATTTCCTATGGAGTTGCAGGATTTTTCTTAAAGTTGGTAAGAAATGAAAATCCAATGATAGAAAACCTATTTAACGGATTTAACTATTTTATTAACACATTTTTAGTTAATCTTGTAGTTACTATATTTACTTTTTTATGGATGCTACTTCTAATAATTCCCGGTATAATTGCAATTTTTAGGTATTCTATGGTTTATTTTATTATGAATGACAATCCTGGAATAGGAGTAATGGAGGCTATAGATCTTAGTAAAGATATGATGAAAGGTCATAAAGGAAGATTATTTATGCTTTGGCTTTCATTTATTGGATGGTTTATTTTAGGATTAATTCCATTTGGAATAGGACTTCTTTGGGTAGTGCCATACTATAACTCAGCAAAAGCTAACTTTTATGAGGATTTAAAAGCTAATTATGTGAATTCTCAAAATCAAGTGGTTTAG
- the clpA gene encoding ATP-dependent Clp protease ATP-binding subunit ClpA: MQIDILLNEIVAAAYSEAKASKHEYLTPEHILYASLFLKESCKIITDCGIDTEILIEDLSSYFKDNINIVNDREPVQTLGVQNILSSAAEHVLSCGKDIIKFEDFLVAVYDYEEGFGSYFLKKQGISRLDILKSITIKYDAEDDYKEEKIEKGEIEEDAKEQGILEKYTVELTKKAMNGEIDPLIGREDILQRTIQTLCRRMKNNPIHIGEPGVGKTAITEGIAALIAKNQVPDLLKGFRIYSLDMGAILAGTKYRGDFEERIKKVLNEIMKEEKAIVYIDEIHTVIGAGAISGGAMDASNILKPFIDRGRLRVVGSTTFEEYKKIFEKDRALSRRFQKIEVNEPTELEAYEILLGLRKNYEEFHRVEYTDGALKAAVELSAKYIQDRFLPDKAIDVIDEAGAIAAISRDDKEKVIISANEIEKVVAVMGKVPEESVSSNELEKLRKLEGELKSQIFGQDKAIHDIVDAIKRSRAGFNEGDKPVASLLFVGPTGVGKTEIARQLSKTLGISLVRFDMSEYQEKHSVARLIGSPPGYVGYEEGGLLTEAIRKTPNCVLLLDEIEKAHADILNVLLQVMDYATLTDNTGKKADFKSVILIMTSNAGAREIGKPIIGFGGREHSSVAINEEVERVFSPEFRNRLDGILIFNKLDKDMSIKVTKKALHRFEEQLIAKKIKLLVTEQCINYISEKGINSNYGAREIYRVVQQEIKPYFVDEVLFGKLSNGGTALIDLIGKEIVINIK; this comes from the coding sequence ATGCAAATAGATATATTATTAAATGAAATTGTTGCTGCGGCATATAGCGAGGCTAAGGCGTCAAAGCATGAATATTTGACACCGGAGCATATTTTATATGCTTCTCTTTTTTTAAAGGAGAGTTGCAAAATTATTACGGATTGTGGAATTGATACTGAAATTCTTATAGAAGACTTGTCTAGTTACTTTAAAGATAATATTAATATAGTGAATGATAGAGAGCCAGTTCAAACACTTGGGGTGCAAAATATTCTATCAAGTGCAGCAGAACATGTTTTATCCTGTGGTAAAGATATAATAAAATTTGAGGATTTTTTAGTTGCCGTATATGACTATGAAGAGGGTTTTGGAAGTTATTTTTTAAAAAAGCAGGGTATTTCTAGGTTAGATATCTTAAAGTCTATAACTATAAAATATGATGCTGAGGATGATTATAAAGAAGAAAAAATAGAGAAAGGTGAAATAGAAGAGGATGCAAAAGAACAAGGGATCCTTGAAAAGTATACTGTAGAGCTTACTAAAAAAGCTATGAATGGAGAAATAGACCCTCTAATTGGTAGAGAAGATATACTTCAAAGGACTATTCAAACACTATGCAGAAGAATGAAAAATAATCCTATACATATTGGGGAACCTGGGGTTGGGAAAACAGCTATAACAGAAGGAATTGCAGCACTGATAGCCAAAAATCAAGTGCCGGATTTGTTAAAGGGTTTTAGAATTTATTCTTTAGATATGGGAGCAATTCTTGCAGGAACAAAATATAGAGGCGATTTTGAAGAAAGAATTAAGAAGGTACTTAATGAAATTATGAAGGAAGAAAAGGCCATTGTATATATAGACGAAATTCATACAGTGATAGGGGCAGGAGCAATATCTGGTGGAGCTATGGATGCATCAAATATTCTTAAACCATTTATTGATAGAGGGAGGCTTAGAGTGGTAGGTTCTACAACTTTTGAAGAGTATAAAAAAATTTTTGAGAAAGATAGAGCACTTTCTAGAAGATTTCAAAAGATTGAGGTTAATGAACCTACTGAGCTAGAAGCTTATGAAATCCTGCTTGGATTACGTAAGAACTATGAGGAATTTCATAGAGTAGAGTATACTGATGGAGCGCTTAAAGCCGCTGTGGAACTTTCAGCTAAGTACATTCAAGACAGATTTCTCCCTGATAAGGCTATAGATGTAATAGATGAAGCAGGGGCAATAGCAGCTATAAGTAGAGATGATAAGGAAAAGGTTATTATTTCTGCAAATGAAATTGAAAAAGTTGTCGCAGTAATGGGAAAGGTTCCCGAGGAGAGTGTATCCTCAAATGAACTTGAGAAATTAAGAAAACTTGAAGGTGAACTAAAAAGTCAGATATTTGGACAGGATAAAGCTATACATGACATAGTAGATGCAATAAAACGATCTAGAGCAGGCTTTAATGAAGGAGATAAGCCTGTTGCAAGTCTTTTATTTGTAGGTCCTACTGGAGTAGGTAAAACTGAAATTGCTAGACAATTATCTAAAACTCTTGGCATATCCTTAGTTAGATTTGATATGAGTGAATACCAAGAAAAGCATTCTGTTGCAAGACTGATAGGTTCGCCTCCGGGATATGTTGGATATGAGGAAGGAGGTCTTTTAACAGAAGCTATAAGAAAAACACCAAATTGTGTGCTGCTTTTGGATGAAATAGAAAAGGCTCATGCTGACATATTAAATGTACTTCTTCAGGTTATGGATTATGCAACTTTAACTGATAATACTGGTAAAAAAGCAGATTTTAAAAGCGTTATATTGATTATGACTTCAAACGCAGGAGCTAGAGAAATAGGAAAACCTATAATTGGTTTTGGAGGAAGAGAGCATAGCAGCGTAGCTATAAATGAAGAGGTTGAAAGAGTGTTTTCTCCTGAGTTTAGAAATAGATTAGATGGAATTTTGATTTTTAATAAACTTGATAAAGATATGTCAATTAAAGTAACTAAAAAAGCACTGCATAGATTCGAAGAGCAGCTAATTGCTAAAAAAATAAAACTTTTAGTTACAGAACAATGCATTAATTATATTTCAGAAAAAGGAATAAATTCAAATTATGGTGCCCGTGAGATATACAGGGTTGTACAACAAGAAATAAAGCCATACTTTGTGGATGAAGTGCTTTTTGGGAAACTTTCTAATGGAGGAACTGCCTTAATAGATTTAATAGGTAAAGAGATAGTTATAAATATAAAATAA
- a CDS encoding ATP-dependent Clp protease adaptor ClpS, with protein sequence MSEKTVVKEEIKHNIKKPKLYQVLMHNDDYTTMEFVVEILVAIFNKQPAEATRIMLDVHKCGIGIAGVYSYDIATTKVVQAESLAEEKGFPLKLSLREE encoded by the coding sequence ATGTCGGAAAAAACAGTTGTTAAAGAGGAGATAAAACATAATATAAAAAAGCCTAAATTATATCAGGTTCTTATGCATAATGATGATTATACTACTATGGAGTTTGTGGTAGAAATCCTTGTTGCAATTTTTAATAAACAGCCTGCAGAAGCGACTAGAATTATGCTAGATGTTCATAAGTGTGGAATAGGTATTGCAGGTGTATACTCTTATGATATTGCTACAACAAAAGTAGTTCAGGCAGAAAGTCTGGCAGAAGAAAAAGGGTTTCCCCTAAAACTTAGTTTAAGAGAGGAATAG
- a CDS encoding immune inhibitor A — translation MVGKKLLGVIMSLSLVLGSAGSYGRVLPGANTSNPTTAIESSEDLNNGTVDLAIANDEKLIEMLKKSGKIAKDASPAQAEKALKDYLKSMENDYKKSPNKLTSAQVSGLKQYKQEAVNKGFLKADTSKLTTKNVSSAEYTGKVTKDKILVLLMEFPDLKHNTLTKDDTDNYYTDYTKQHYQDMIFGKDGCKGPNGETLISMKQFYDQQSGGSYDIEGNVMGWYMATNPAKYYGADSTDGSNHNVNVRALIKEALVDASKEANLADYDLEDPYDLDGDGNINEPDGIIDHLMVIHSGMGQEAGGGAIGADSIWSHSSKVYSVVDGKALPWQIPGTTMSAFPYTIMPEDGASGVFVHEFGHDLGLPDEYDTQYTGAGEPIEYWSIMSSGSWVGKIPGAEPIGFSPYAKEYFQGRYGGNWQSLKTVALKDITSSGTSFVLDQASIKGSNADAVKVTLPQKETTINVPASGTYSYFSGKGDDVDNSMVTSLDLTNIKSAKLTFKTWYDIEKDWDYASIKVKAEGETKFTSIAGNITTTTNPNEQNPGNGITGSSDGKWVDAAFDLSAYAGKKIDLQFSYWTDGAATYPGFYVDDINVVGDGSAIFTDNADATPKLTLNGFKVDNGKVYSNQYYLLEWRNHTAADAGLANIKRGLSLMSYDPGLLIWYVDDYYTDNWTGPVANGGHPGNGYLGLVDADQTINKWSDGAIGTTRYQMHDAAFSIRNSQKMFLDYGTKSMTDNNTFMHPFFDDSRNYLNGELPDAGRNVPKLGLKVYVTSEAKDRSSASIVIKK, via the coding sequence TTGGTAGGAAAAAAATTATTGGGTGTAATAATGTCATTGAGCTTAGTACTAGGAAGTGCAGGTTCTTATGGACGAGTATTACCCGGGGCAAACACATCTAATCCAACAACAGCAATTGAGAGTTCCGAAGATTTAAATAACGGAACCGTTGACCTTGCAATTGCAAATGACGAGAAATTAATTGAGATGCTGAAAAAGTCAGGTAAAATTGCTAAAGATGCTTCTCCAGCACAAGCAGAAAAGGCTCTTAAAGATTATCTAAAGAGTATGGAAAATGATTATAAAAAGAGTCCAAACAAATTAACTTCTGCTCAAGTATCGGGGCTTAAACAGTACAAGCAAGAGGCAGTTAATAAAGGATTCCTAAAAGCAGATACTTCAAAATTAACTACTAAAAATGTATCAAGTGCTGAGTATACTGGTAAAGTAACTAAGGACAAGATATTAGTTTTACTTATGGAATTCCCAGATTTGAAGCATAATACATTAACAAAAGACGATACTGACAACTATTATACTGATTATACAAAGCAACATTACCAAGATATGATCTTTGGTAAAGATGGTTGTAAAGGTCCAAACGGTGAAACTCTAATATCAATGAAACAATTTTATGATCAACAATCTGGTGGAAGCTATGATATAGAAGGAAACGTTATGGGTTGGTATATGGCTACTAATCCAGCAAAATATTATGGTGCAGACAGTACTGATGGATCTAATCATAACGTAAATGTAAGAGCTCTTATAAAGGAAGCATTAGTTGATGCTTCAAAAGAAGCCAATTTAGCAGATTATGACCTTGAGGATCCATATGATCTTGATGGAGATGGAAATATAAACGAACCAGATGGAATTATTGACCACTTAATGGTAATTCACTCTGGAATGGGACAAGAAGCAGGAGGCGGAGCAATTGGAGCTGATTCAATATGGTCCCATAGCTCTAAAGTATATAGTGTAGTTGATGGAAAAGCACTTCCATGGCAAATCCCTGGAACAACTATGTCAGCTTTCCCATACACAATAATGCCTGAAGATGGAGCATCCGGAGTATTTGTTCATGAGTTTGGTCATGATTTAGGCTTACCAGACGAATATGACACTCAATATACTGGGGCTGGAGAACCAATTGAATATTGGTCAATTATGTCCAGTGGTAGCTGGGTAGGAAAAATTCCAGGAGCAGAACCTATAGGATTCAGCCCATATGCTAAAGAATATTTCCAAGGCAGATACGGTGGAAATTGGCAGAGTTTAAAAACTGTTGCTTTAAAGGATATCACATCAAGTGGTACTTCATTTGTTCTTGATCAAGCAAGTATTAAAGGAAGTAATGCAGATGCAGTAAAGGTTACTTTGCCACAAAAAGAAACAACTATAAATGTCCCAGCTAGTGGAACATATAGTTACTTTAGTGGTAAAGGTGATGATGTTGATAATTCAATGGTTACAAGTTTAGATTTAACTAACATTAAATCTGCTAAATTAACATTCAAAACTTGGTATGACATTGAAAAAGATTGGGATTATGCAAGCATTAAAGTAAAGGCTGAAGGTGAAACTAAATTTACTAGCATTGCTGGTAACATAACAACTACTACAAATCCAAATGAACAAAATCCTGGAAACGGAATTACTGGTTCATCTGATGGTAAGTGGGTAGATGCTGCATTTGATTTAAGTGCATATGCTGGCAAGAAAATTGATTTACAGTTTAGTTATTGGACAGATGGAGCAGCAACTTATCCAGGATTCTATGTTGATGATATCAATGTAGTAGGAGATGGTAGTGCAATATTTACTGATAATGCTGATGCAACTCCTAAACTTACACTAAATGGATTTAAGGTGGATAATGGAAAAGTTTACTCAAATCAATATTATCTACTTGAGTGGAGAAATCACACAGCTGCTGATGCTGGACTAGCTAACATTAAGAGAGGTTTAAGTTTAATGTCATATGACCCAGGTCTATTAATATGGTATGTAGATGACTATTATACTGATAACTGGACAGGACCAGTAGCAAATGGTGGACATCCAGGAAATGGATACTTAGGATTAGTTGATGCTGATCAAACTATTAATAAGTGGAGTGACGGAGCAATAGGTACAACAAGATATCAAATGCATGATGCTGCATTTAGTATAAGAAACAGCCAAAAGATGTTCCTTGACTATGGTACTAAGAGTATGACTGATAACAATACCTTTATGCATCCATTCTTTGATGATTCAAGAAATTATCTAAATGGTGAACTTCCAGATGCAGGACGTAATGTTCCTAAACTTGGATTAAAGGTATATGTTACTTCTGAAGCTAAAGACAGAAGCAGTGCATCTATAGTAATCAAAAAATAA
- a CDS encoding Ig-like domain repeat protein, translating into MKARKKLSIMLSALLTLNLMNGSLLKANAAELTNVITLKSVSVSEKLVAPGSEVKVTVEASDSSANLNKDAYAVYVSKSSGSEVEKEVALAMDDNDKKYHASISIKDPAEAGDWKLSFVSIGDEAGNAQIFYNSNVHQELGQDLSTGDFKVIVDNDAPKLGDIVLNSHDLFQGSNLNVQINATDFGVGLSDEANLVFVAKTDKGDVEKSLTLKLNGGKYEGNLYIDETYPTGDWKLSFVTLEDRAGNVSIIYNSNVHGSELGIDLSAGNFSVKPDTEAPKFVSISVDKKLVKSGDRVNVAVVANDGVALAKEANLCYVMKTDKGDVEKGITLNLVNGKYQGILEVDNSFTTGTLSASFVTLEDALGNLGIVYNSKVHSGMAPEISADMSAGDITVDMVNPDKPVIAVSTEAPTNKNVTVTLTTNEPHGRIDYKLEGQSGWTTYIDKFIVTNNTTVYAKVYDLAGNVSDVAEKKITNIDKVAPVITVTGVENGQIYSKIVKPVISTDDVDATVVTTLNDASYDGKALVEEGSYILKVTATDKVGNVSEKVVSFKIDKTAPTITINGVVDGKIYNTDVKPEIVVNGKEFTITALLNDKPFNSGDKITAEGNYKLVVTVVDGFNRSYEVVKNFTIDKTKPVITVSGVKDNSFYKDKVNIGITTNEHATVAATLNGKDLASNEIAGEGAYTLVVTAVDDAGNMSLAVYNFAIDKKAPVINVLGLQDGGLYNNNVNPVVKVDDVNVNTTVISLNSKLYDGKPITAEGSYEFKVIATDKAGNASEAIYKFKIDKTAPVITIDGIEDGKTYLSTSVVPTIKVNEDAKVTVTLDGKAYSLGSSIETLGEHKLTVTAVDNAGNISKKDVKFSIQVSIPKDAGKAADTVKDLVNNSKQDKVVLNATENPVIDAKVLEAIKGIDKPVSVVVESQGITLTWTFNGKDIKDTTKSVDLTLNAAAPNKDLITKVDSNAQIISFKNHGTLPAPMTITIPVDTKKFDVTKPLYFYYYNETTKKAELIAEGLKAYQKGDAYFVDVTITHCSDYFLSSSDSKTVLPKVEKLVQTGSPMDMNVLLALGMLLIGAGFTVVLARRKRS; encoded by the coding sequence TTGAAAGCACGAAAAAAGCTTAGCATAATGTTAAGCGCCTTGCTTACCCTAAACTTAATGAATGGTAGCTTACTAAAAGCTAACGCTGCTGAATTAACTAATGTAATTACTTTAAAGAGTGTTTCAGTTAGTGAAAAGCTTGTAGCACCAGGAAGTGAAGTGAAGGTTACTGTAGAAGCTTCTGATTCTAGTGCAAACTTAAATAAGGATGCTTACGCTGTTTATGTTTCAAAAAGCAGCGGTTCAGAAGTTGAAAAAGAAGTAGCATTAGCTATGGATGATAATGATAAAAAATACCATGCAAGCATTTCTATAAAAGATCCAGCAGAGGCTGGAGATTGGAAACTTAGCTTTGTATCTATTGGTGATGAAGCTGGAAATGCTCAGATTTTCTATAACTCAAATGTTCATCAAGAATTGGGACAAGATCTTAGTACTGGTGATTTTAAGGTTATTGTTGATAATGATGCACCAAAGCTAGGAGATATTGTTCTGAACAGTCATGACTTATTCCAAGGGTCAAACCTGAATGTTCAAATTAATGCAACAGATTTTGGAGTTGGACTTTCTGATGAAGCTAATCTAGTATTTGTTGCTAAAACTGATAAGGGTGATGTAGAAAAATCTCTTACCCTAAAGCTTAACGGTGGAAAATATGAAGGAAATCTTTATATTGATGAAACCTATCCAACTGGAGATTGGAAGCTAAGTTTTGTTACATTAGAGGATAGAGCTGGCAACGTAAGCATTATATATAACTCTAATGTACATGGTAGTGAACTTGGAATAGATTTAAGTGCTGGAAACTTTTCTGTTAAGCCGGATACTGAAGCACCTAAATTTGTAAGCATTAGTGTAGATAAGAAGCTTGTAAAATCAGGTGATAGAGTCAATGTTGCAGTAGTTGCTAACGACGGAGTTGCATTAGCTAAAGAAGCTAATTTATGCTATGTAATGAAAACTGATAAAGGTGATGTAGAAAAAGGAATAACACTGAATCTTGTAAATGGAAAGTACCAAGGAATTCTAGAGGTTGACAATTCATTTACTACAGGCACTTTATCAGCAAGCTTCGTAACACTTGAAGACGCTTTGGGGAACCTTGGTATAGTATATAACTCTAAGGTTCATAGTGGAATGGCACCTGAGATAAGTGCTGATATGAGTGCAGGAGATATCACTGTTGATATGGTAAATCCAGATAAACCAGTGATTGCTGTAAGTACAGAAGCACCTACTAATAAGAATGTAACTGTTACATTAACAACCAATGAACCTCATGGCAGAATTGATTATAAACTTGAAGGACAATCAGGCTGGACAACTTACATAGATAAGTTTATTGTAACTAATAATACTACTGTCTATGCAAAGGTATATGATTTAGCTGGTAATGTTAGTGATGTTGCTGAAAAGAAAATCACAAACATTGATAAGGTTGCTCCAGTAATAACAGTAACAGGTGTTGAAAATGGACAAATCTATAGTAAGATTGTAAAACCTGTTATAAGTACTGATGATGTTGATGCAACTGTAGTTACAACTTTAAATGATGCTTCATACGATGGCAAAGCATTAGTAGAAGAAGGAAGTTATATTTTAAAGGTTACTGCTACAGATAAAGTAGGTAATGTTAGTGAGAAGGTTGTAAGCTTTAAAATTGATAAGACAGCGCCAACTATAACTATAAATGGCGTGGTTGATGGTAAGATTTACAATACTGATGTAAAACCAGAAATAGTTGTAAATGGTAAGGAATTTACTATAACAGCACTATTAAATGATAAGCCATTTAATAGCGGCGACAAGATAACTGCTGAAGGAAACTATAAGTTAGTAGTTACTGTGGTTGATGGATTTAACCGTTCCTACGAAGTAGTAAAGAACTTTACTATTGACAAGACAAAGCCAGTAATAACTGTAAGTGGAGTTAAGGACAATTCCTTCTATAAAGACAAAGTTAATATTGGCATTACTACAAACGAACATGCAACAGTAGCTGCTACACTAAATGGAAAAGACCTTGCAAGCAATGAAATTGCTGGAGAGGGTGCTTATACATTAGTGGTTACTGCAGTAGATGATGCAGGAAACATGAGTTTAGCAGTATATAACTTTGCAATTGATAAGAAAGCTCCAGTTATTAATGTGTTAGGACTTCAAGATGGAGGACTATACAATAATAATGTTAATCCAGTAGTCAAAGTTGATGACGTAAATGTAAATACAACTGTTATTTCTTTAAATTCAAAACTTTATGATGGAAAACCAATTACTGCTGAAGGAAGCTACGAATTTAAAGTTATTGCAACTGATAAAGCTGGAAATGCTAGCGAAGCAATATACAAATTCAAGATTGATAAAACAGCGCCAGTAATTACAATTGATGGCATAGAAGATGGTAAAACATACTTAAGCACTTCAGTTGTACCTACTATTAAAGTTAATGAAGATGCTAAAGTAACTGTTACCTTAGATGGTAAAGCTTATAGCTTAGGTTCATCAATTGAAACTCTTGGAGAACACAAACTTACAGTTACAGCTGTAGATAATGCGGGTAACATAAGTAAGAAAGATGTTAAATTTAGTATTCAAGTTTCAATTCCTAAAGATGCTGGTAAAGCAGCAGATACGGTAAAAGATTTAGTTAATAATTCTAAACAGGATAAGGTAGTTTTAAATGCAACTGAAAATCCTGTTATAGATGCTAAAGTTCTTGAAGCTATTAAAGGAATAGACAAGCCAGTTAGTGTTGTTGTAGAATCACAAGGAATAACTCTTACTTGGACATTTAATGGAAAGGATATTAAGGATACAACTAAGAGTGTTGACCTTACATTAAATGCTGCAGCTCCAAATAAGGATTTAATTACAAAGGTAGATAGTAATGCTCAAATTATTTCCTTTAAAAATCATGGAACTCTTCCAGCGCCAATGACAATTACTATTCCTGTTGATACAAAGAAGTTTGATGTAACTAAACCATTATACTTCTACTACTACAACGAAACTACTAAGAAAGCAGAGCTAATTGCTGAAGGCTTAAAGGCTTATCAGAAGGGTGATGCTTACTTCGTAGACGTAACAATAACTCACTGCAGTGATTACTTCCTATCCAGTAGTGATAGTAAGACAGTATTGCCAAAGGTTGAAAAACTAGTACAAACAGGTTCACCAATGGACATGAATGTTCTACTTGCTCTAGGCATGCTGCTTATCGGAGCTGGATTTACTGTAGTGCTTGCTAGAAGAAAAAGATCATAA